In Arcobacter ellisii, a genomic segment contains:
- the trxA gene encoding thioredoxin, whose translation MGKYIELNQNSMEETIKEGVSLVDFWAPWCGPCRMIAPVIDQLAVEFEGKAKICKVNTEEEPELTAQYQVRSIPTILFFKDGKIVEQLIGATNKATLEEKINKYL comes from the coding sequence ATGGGAAAATATATAGAATTAAATCAAAATAGTATGGAAGAAACAATTAAAGAAGGAGTTTCTTTAGTTGATTTTTGGGCACCTTGGTGTGGACCTTGTAGAATGATAGCTCCTGTTATAGACCAACTTGCAGTTGAGTTCGAAGGAAAAGCAAAAATTTGTAAAGTAAATACAGAAGAAGAGCCTGAGTTAACGGCACAATATCAAGTACGTTCAATTCCAACAATTCTTTTCTTTAAAGATGGAAAAATAGTTGAGCAATTAATTGGTGCTACAAATAAAGCTACACTAGAAGAAAAAATAAATAAATACTTATAA
- a CDS encoding mechanosensitive ion channel family protein encodes MSKLYKNLFIILFLPLLIFAEDIQTPTTPVKLLIKESQQTTTLKAEQTNTKEVSQSIEEQIDSQTKLLEEIINNINNESYLTTLPEKNYYDNEINFLTNRINANNLQGNSLAVKRDEIKLEFLKEKATYETTLKNIIIGKQEFKNKKYFEELLDTNIKFIQTFNLDEYKFLYDSELKNVNTNKVSSDLVDNYIELYNQKHTQLFVLQYLYSNIQKFRASNFFIDEFNLKYFMNKIDNIKGISFVSSLTSYHFNFSIGELTIALLIILFFRLINRYLIVLITNFLSKFFIKNNKKNLEENILYHIKDAINTPLIYSLYLFSIQLSMFILVKDQTFINNLMPWINTIYMALLTWAIYAILDNSISIYAQNLLEKYQNVRKEMIVFILKIIKVMLILIVVLFLFTQLGIDVKAIAASLGVGGIAIALAAKDTLANFFASLNIMTDNSFSQGDWIRTDDFEGTVVDIRMRTTRIRTFDNAMITVPNSQIANAHIMNWSKRIIGRRIKMSIGITYESKMEDIIRLKHDIQDMLLNHPKIASNKTINISKTKAFEAIKKEDLEGIKNTLLVFIDEYSSSSIDILIYCFSKSPVWEEWLETKEEVIIEIAKLVEKNNCEFAYPTQTLHLKNEEKYE; translated from the coding sequence ATGTCAAAACTCTATAAAAATTTATTTATAATTTTATTTCTACCCCTTTTAATATTTGCTGAAGATATTCAAACTCCAACTACACCTGTTAAACTTTTAATAAAAGAGAGTCAACAAACAACAACTCTAAAAGCTGAACAAACTAATACTAAAGAAGTTAGTCAAAGTATTGAAGAACAAATTGATTCACAAACTAAATTATTAGAGGAAATAATCAATAATATAAATAATGAATCTTATTTAACTACATTGCCTGAAAAAAATTATTATGATAATGAGATTAATTTTTTAACAAATAGAATAAATGCAAATAATCTTCAAGGAAATTCACTTGCTGTAAAAAGAGATGAGATTAAACTTGAATTTTTAAAAGAAAAAGCAACTTATGAAACAACTTTAAAAAATATCATTATTGGAAAACAAGAGTTTAAAAATAAAAAATATTTTGAAGAACTTTTAGATACAAATATAAAATTTATTCAAACTTTTAATTTAGATGAGTATAAATTTTTATATGATAGTGAATTAAAAAATGTAAATACAAACAAAGTCTCTTCTGATTTGGTTGATAATTATATTGAACTTTACAATCAAAAACATACTCAACTTTTTGTTTTACAATATTTATATTCAAATATACAAAAATTTAGAGCTTCAAACTTTTTTATTGATGAATTTAATCTTAAATATTTTATGAACAAAATTGATAATATAAAAGGTATCTCTTTTGTATCTTCATTAACTTCTTATCATTTTAATTTTTCAATTGGTGAACTAACTATTGCTTTATTAATAATTCTATTTTTTAGATTAATTAATAGATATCTAATAGTTTTAATCACAAACTTTTTATCAAAATTTTTTATCAAAAACAATAAAAAGAATTTAGAAGAGAATATTTTATATCATATAAAAGATGCCATAAATACACCATTAATTTATAGTTTATATCTTTTTTCTATTCAACTTTCAATGTTTATTTTAGTAAAAGACCAAACTTTTATAAACAATTTAATGCCTTGGATAAATACAATTTATATGGCTTTATTAACATGGGCAATTTATGCAATTTTAGATAATAGTATCTCTATATATGCACAAAATCTACTTGAAAAATATCAAAATGTAAGAAAAGAGATGATTGTTTTTATTTTAAAAATAATCAAAGTAATGTTAATTTTGATAGTTGTTTTATTTTTATTTACTCAACTTGGAATTGATGTAAAAGCTATTGCTGCTTCTCTTGGAGTTGGAGGTATTGCTATCGCACTTGCTGCTAAAGATACTTTAGCAAACTTCTTTGCTTCATTAAATATTATGACTGATAACTCTTTTTCTCAAGGTGATTGGATTAGAACAGATGATTTTGAAGGAACAGTTGTTGATATTAGAATGAGAACAACAAGAATTAGAACCTTTGATAATGCAATGATTACTGTTCCAAACTCACAAATTGCAAATGCTCACATTATGAATTGGTCAAAAAGAATAATTGGAAGAAGAATAAAAATGAGTATTGGAATAACTTATGAAAGCAAAATGGAAGATATTATTAGATTAAAACACGACATTCAAGATATGTTATTAAATCATCCAAAAATCGCATCTAATAAAACAATAAATATTTCAAAAACAAAAGCTTTTGAAGCCATAAAAAAAGAGGATTTAGAAGGAATAAAAAATACTCTATTAGTTTTTATTGATGAATACTCTAGTTCATCAATTGATATTTTAATTTACTGCTTTTCTAAAAGTCCAGTTTGGGAAGAGTGGCTTGAAACAAAAGAGGAAGTTATAATTGAAATTGCAAAACTTGTAGAAAAAAACAACTGCGAATTTGCCTACCCTACTCAAACCCTTCATTTAAAAAATGAAGAAAAATATGAATAA
- a CDS encoding PAS domain-containing sensor histidine kinase: MNKYEYKNQLETLQELAHIGLWEFDLTTKTLTWSNEIYNIFEMDNKTFIPTYEDFFKIVHPEDKELLENAYLNSLKTKEKFKINHRLLMNDGRVKYVEESGNTLFDEKGNPLISRGTVQDITELSLAKIEAQNEHNKLKAILENIPDLLWIKDVNGVYITCNKRFEDFFGAKEKDIINKTDYDFVDKKLADFFKEHDIKAMNSKKPLSNFEDITFASDGHKEYLQSIKSKVIDSNGNILGVLGIGRDLTELRDKEVKLTEQQEELQSIYNTTKDGLAIVDMKTNFVKVNKAYCEITGLSEEELLGTSCLALSDPQDRERVSAIMNEFMQKGVIDNFEKVCIIKNKRINVTLSASWMPDKKHILLSMKDITKNKLFEEQSKLAAMGEMIGNIAHQWRQPLSVITTISSNIKLRSEYDQLEDYDIESDMNIIMQQAQYLSKTIDDFRNFIRNTKDVHKLSLKDTIEKTLSILHSAMINNSITIITDLKDDIEIEGYENELIQSFINIINNAKDAVKENVKNDEKLIFIDTKKEDSSLIITIKDNGGGISDNIIHRIFEPYFTTKNKTVGTGIGLSMTYKMITERHNASIDVYNEEYIYNNKNYKGACFKITFK, encoded by the coding sequence ATGAATAAATATGAATATAAAAACCAACTTGAGACTTTACAAGAATTGGCTCATATTGGTCTTTGGGAATTTGATTTAACAACAAAAACTTTGACTTGGTCAAATGAAATATATAATATTTTTGAAATGGATAATAAAACATTTATTCCAACTTATGAAGATTTTTTTAAAATAGTTCATCCAGAAGATAAAGAACTACTAGAAAATGCTTATCTTAACTCTTTAAAAACAAAAGAAAAATTTAAAATTAATCATAGATTACTGATGAATGATGGAAGAGTTAAATACGTAGAAGAGTCAGGTAATACACTTTTTGATGAAAAAGGAAATCCTCTTATATCAAGAGGTACTGTTCAAGATATAACTGAATTATCACTAGCAAAAATAGAAGCACAAAATGAACATAATAAATTAAAAGCCATTTTAGAAAATATTCCTGATTTATTATGGATAAAAGATGTAAATGGAGTTTATATCACTTGTAACAAAAGATTTGAGGATTTTTTTGGAGCTAAAGAAAAAGATATTATAAACAAAACAGATTATGATTTTGTAGATAAAAAACTTGCAGATTTTTTCAAAGAGCATGACATAAAAGCCATGAATTCAAAAAAACCTTTATCTAATTTCGAAGATATTACTTTTGCAAGTGATGGACATAAAGAATATTTACAATCTATTAAATCAAAAGTTATCGATTCAAATGGTAATATCCTTGGAGTTTTAGGTATTGGTAGGGATTTAACTGAACTTAGAGATAAAGAAGTTAAACTAACTGAACAACAAGAAGAGTTACAATCTATTTATAACACAACAAAAGATGGTTTGGCAATAGTTGACATGAAAACTAATTTTGTTAAAGTAAATAAAGCATATTGTGAAATAACAGGACTTAGTGAAGAAGAACTATTAGGAACTTCTTGTTTAGCTCTTAGTGACCCACAAGATAGAGAAAGAGTAAGTGCTATTATGAATGAATTTATGCAAAAAGGTGTTATAGATAATTTTGAAAAGGTTTGTATAATAAAAAATAAAAGAATAAATGTTACTTTATCTGCTTCATGGATGCCTGACAAAAAACATATTCTTTTAAGTATGAAAGATATTACAAAAAATAAACTTTTTGAAGAACAAAGTAAATTAGCTGCAATGGGTGAGATGATAGGAAATATAGCTCATCAGTGGAGACAACCTTTAAGTGTTATTACAACTATCTCAAGTAATATCAAACTTCGTAGTGAATATGACCAATTAGAAGATTATGATATTGAATCTGATATGAATATCATAATGCAACAAGCACAATATTTATCAAAAACTATTGATGATTTTAGAAACTTTATAAGAAATACAAAAGATGTTCATAAATTAAGTTTAAAAGATACTATTGAAAAAACTTTATCGATTTTGCACTCAGCAATGATTAATAACTCTATTACAATAATAACTGACTTAAAAGATGATATCGAAATTGAAGGTTATGAAAATGAATTAATCCAATCATTTATCAATATAATTAATAATGCAAAAGATGCTGTAAAAGAAAATGTAAAAAATGATGAAAAATTAATTTTTATAGATACAAAAAAAGAGGATTCTTCTTTAATTATTACCATAAAAGATAATGGAGGTGGAATTTCTGATAATATAATTCATAGAATATTTGAGCCTTATTTTACAACAAAAAATAAAACTGTAGGAACAGGGATTGGTCTTTCTATGACTTATAAAATGATAACTGAAAGACATAATGCATCAATTGATGTTTATAATGAAGAGTATATTTACAACAATAAAAATTACAAAGGTGCTTGCTTTAAAATAACTTTTAAATAA